The following coding sequences lie in one Salmo salar chromosome ssa13, Ssal_v3.1, whole genome shotgun sequence genomic window:
- the havcr2 gene encoding hepatitis A virus cellular receptor 1 isoform X1 translates to MNTTKMLSTLHTLITVSLLALCDGVMETVVGVAGRTVSLTCRYDLATLGLTEVCWGRGAQPSLFGCENTVIATNGVEVTYRRSNRHRLPGKLRSGDVSLTIYNVGEGDSGFYHCRVALSGLFNDLTQTVHLIVRQAPVVPTLIPTVVPTVIPTVPAQLLPITDTPGSSVIPENNRQALVIPTVIPTIVPTTTEQPLPITETSVSPYTPVKSTEGEQGPDILYDCTTGPIIGLVKGIKQKMASPSLESYIGHTVRVGAIAFIPGLILAVLLRLRRSRNSRVRGEPASSSSVISRNPRVEIPLSHHDTDAWIYDAPTDV, encoded by the exons ATGAACACAACGAAAATGCTGTCTACACTTCATACCCTTATCACAGTCTCTCTGTTGGCAT TGTGTGATGGCGTCATGGAGACAGTGGTTGGTGTTGCAGGTAGGACGGTATCTCTGACCTGCAGGTATGACCTCGCTACCCTGGGTCTGACAGAGGTGTGCTGGGGGAGAGGAGCACAGCCGTCTCTCTTCGGCTGTGAGAACACAGTCATTGCTACTAATGGAGTAGAGGTGACCTACAGGAGGTCCAACAGACACAGGTTACCAGGGAAGCTTCGGAGTGGAGatgtctctctcactatctaCAACGTCGGAGAGGGAGACTCTGGGTTCTACCACTGCCGTGTGGCGCTATCAGGACTGTTCAACGACCTGACGCAAACCGTTCATTTAATTGTTCGACAAG CACCTGTCGTACCAACTCTCATCCCAACTGTCGTACCAACTGTCATCCCAACAGTACCAGCCCAACTCCTGCCCATCACAGACACACCTGGGTCCTCTGTTATACCGGAAAATAACAGACAAG CACTTGTCATCCCAACTGTCATCCCAACTATTGTCCCAACCACGACAGAACAACCACTGCCCATCACAGAAACATCAGTGTCCCCTTACACACCAGTGAAGAGCACAGAAG GTGAGCAAGGTCCTGATATCCTTTATGACTGCACTACAGGCCCAATAATAGGTCTTGTCAAGGGAATTAAG CAGAAAATGGCATCTCCATCTCTGGAAAGCTACATAGGACACACTGTCCGAGTGGGAGCAATCGCCTTCATCCCTGGTCTGATCCTAGCAGTTCTTCTTC GTCTGAGACGGTCCAGAAATAGCCGAGTCAGAGGAGAACCTGCCAGTTCCTCCAGTGTCATTAGCAGGAACCCTAGAGTGGAAATACCCCTCAGTCACCATGATACAGATGCCTGGATCTATGATGCTCCTACAGATGTATAG
- the LOC106567478 gene encoding uncharacterized protein codes for MAVVVHVYGLWNDEKYHVNLNIEKAPVPTTSQAPANVTITQQTMDSHTHCHVTTNPIEYSDTSTPPYSESILEQMTGHKLPVILVSILLVLTGVVIVSVLVVLRKRWKTIATAVQIPEHSGSAVLYSNSESSLGVHTREMAVENVYQIDDNERDDYEECPRQSMDTSPQSCC; via the exons ATGGCTGTCGTGGTGCATGTTTACGGATTGTGGAATGATGAGAAATATCATGTCAACTTGAACATTGAGAAAG CACCTGTCCCGACAACATCTCAGGCACCTGCTAATGTGACCATAACTCAACAgaccatggacagccacacacACT GTCATGTGACCACAAATCCCATAGAGTATTCTGACACATCCACGCCACCTTACAGCGAATCAATTTTG gaacaGATGACAGGCCATAAGCTGCCTGTGATCCTGGTGTCCATTCTACTGGTTCTGACAGGCGTGGTGATTGTGTCTGTACTTGTTGTCTTGA GAAAGCGATGGAAAACAATTGCTACGGCAGTCCAAAT ACCAGAGCACTCTGGCAGCGCAGTCCTGTACAGCAACTCAGAGTCCAGCTTGGGTGTGCATACTCGAGAGATGGCGGTGGAGAACGTCTATCAAATAGATGACAATGAGAGAGACGACTATGAGGAGTGCCCCCGACAAAGCATGGACACGTCACCACAGTCATGCTGTTAA
- the havcr2 gene encoding hepatitis A virus cellular receptor 1 isoform X2 produces the protein MNTTKMLSTLHTLITVSLLALCDGVMETVVGVAGRTVSLTCRYDLATLGLTEVCWGRGAQPSLFGCENTVIATNGVEVTYRRSNRHRLPGKLRSGDVSLTIYNVGEGDSGFYHCRVALSGLFNDLTQTVHLIVRQAPVVPTLIPTVVPTVIPTVPAQLLPITDTPGSSVIPENNRQALVIPTVIPTIVPTTTEQPLPITETSVSPYTPVKSTEGEQGPDILYDCTTGPIIGLVKGIKKMASPSLESYIGHTVRVGAIAFIPGLILAVLLRLRRSRNSRVRGEPASSSSVISRNPRVEIPLSHHDTDAWIYDAPTDV, from the exons ATGAACACAACGAAAATGCTGTCTACACTTCATACCCTTATCACAGTCTCTCTGTTGGCAT TGTGTGATGGCGTCATGGAGACAGTGGTTGGTGTTGCAGGTAGGACGGTATCTCTGACCTGCAGGTATGACCTCGCTACCCTGGGTCTGACAGAGGTGTGCTGGGGGAGAGGAGCACAGCCGTCTCTCTTCGGCTGTGAGAACACAGTCATTGCTACTAATGGAGTAGAGGTGACCTACAGGAGGTCCAACAGACACAGGTTACCAGGGAAGCTTCGGAGTGGAGatgtctctctcactatctaCAACGTCGGAGAGGGAGACTCTGGGTTCTACCACTGCCGTGTGGCGCTATCAGGACTGTTCAACGACCTGACGCAAACCGTTCATTTAATTGTTCGACAAG CACCTGTCGTACCAACTCTCATCCCAACTGTCGTACCAACTGTCATCCCAACAGTACCAGCCCAACTCCTGCCCATCACAGACACACCTGGGTCCTCTGTTATACCGGAAAATAACAGACAAG CACTTGTCATCCCAACTGTCATCCCAACTATTGTCCCAACCACGACAGAACAACCACTGCCCATCACAGAAACATCAGTGTCCCCTTACACACCAGTGAAGAGCACAGAAG GTGAGCAAGGTCCTGATATCCTTTATGACTGCACTACAGGCCCAATAATAGGTCTTGTCAAGGGAATTAAG AAAATGGCATCTCCATCTCTGGAAAGCTACATAGGACACACTGTCCGAGTGGGAGCAATCGCCTTCATCCCTGGTCTGATCCTAGCAGTTCTTCTTC GTCTGAGACGGTCCAGAAATAGCCGAGTCAGAGGAGAACCTGCCAGTTCCTCCAGTGTCATTAGCAGGAACCCTAGAGTGGAAATACCCCTCAGTCACCATGATACAGATGCCTGGATCTATGATGCTCCTACAGATGTATAG